One Denticeps clupeoides chromosome 10, fDenClu1.1, whole genome shotgun sequence genomic window carries:
- the gnb1a gene encoding guanine nucleotide-binding protein G(I)/G(S)/G(T) subunit beta-1, translating to MSELDQLRQEAEQLKNQIRDARKACADATLSQITANIDPVGRIQMRTRRTLRGHLAKIYAMHWGTDSRLLVSASQDGKLIIWDSYTTNKVHAIPLRSSWVMTCAYAPSGNYVACGGLDNICSIYNLKTREGNVRVSRELAGHTGYLSCCRFLDDNQIVTSSGDTTCALWDIETGQQTTTFAGHTGDVMSLSLAPDTRLFVSGACDASAKLWDVREGMCRQTFTGHESDINAICFFPNGNAFATGSDDATCRLFDLRADQELMVYSHDNIICGITSVAFSKSGRLLLAGYDDFNCNVWDTLKADRAGVLAGHDNRVSCLGVTDDGMAVATGSWDSFLKIWN from the exons ATGAGCGAACTCGACCAGCTACGCCAGGAGGCTGAGCAGCTGAAGAACCAGATCAGA GATGCAAGGAAAGCCTGCGCAGATGCTACCTTGTCTCAG ATCACAGCTAACATCGACCCCGTTGGCCGAATTCAGATGCGCACACGGCGAACGCTGAGGGGTCACCTGGCTAAAATCTATGCCATGCACTGGGGCACTGACTCAAG GCTGTTAGTCAGTGCCTCCCAGGATGGAAAGCTTATCATTTGGGACAGCTATACCACAAACAAG GTCCATGCCATCCCTCTGCGCTCTTCATGGGTGATGACCTGCGCCTACGCCCCTTCTGGCAACTATGTGGCCTGTGGTGGTCTGGACAACATCTGCTCCATATACAACCTCAAGACCCGCGAGGGGAACGTCCGTGTCAGCCGTGAGCTGGCCGGACACacag GGTACCTGTCCTGTTGTCGCTTCCTGGATGACAACCAGATTGTCACCAGCTCTGGTGACACCACCTG TGCTCTCTGGGACATTGAGACTGGCCAACAGACAACCACTTTCGCTGGCCACACTGGAGACGTGATGAGTCTCTCACTGGCTCCAGACACCCGTCTGTTTGTGTCAGGAGCGTGCGACGCCTCCGCCAAACTCTGGGATGTTAGAGAAGGCATGTGCCGACAGACATTCACCGGCCATGAGTCTGACATCAATGCCATTTGT TTCTTCCCCAACGGCAACGCCTTTGCCACGGGCTCGGACGACGCCACCTGCAGACTGTTTGACCTGCGCGCCGACCAGGAGCTGATGGTCTACTCCCACGACAACATCATATGCGGAATCACCTCTGTCGCCTTCTCCAAGAGCGGCCGCCTGCTGCTGGCCGGCTATGACGACTTCAATTGTAACGTCTGGGACACCCTCAAAGCAGACCGCGCTG GTGTCCTGGCTGGGCATGATAACCGCGTTAGCTGCTTGGGCGTGACCGATGATGGAATGGCTGTGGCTACAGGCTCCTGGGACAGTTTCCTCAAGATCTGGAATTAA